The DNA region AGAGCCGTGACATTGCCCTCGTCATCGTGCTCGATGCGCAGCGGTGCCTGCAGCGGCAAAATGGTAACGCCTTCTGCTGCGGCTTCCGCGATTTCATCGGACAGAGCAGTCATATCGTCTACACGACGGCGGTAAACCGTTGTGACGTTGGACGCACCCAGACGAATGGCGGTGCGGCTGGCATCCATGGAAACATTGCCGCCGCCGATGACGCAGACGCGCTTGCCGGTCAGATCCGGCGGATTGCCTTCACCGATGGCGCGCAGCATGGCAACAGCAGAAACAACGCCGTTGCTGTCCTCGCCCGGAATGCCGACCTTGCGATCTACATGGGCGCCGATGCACAGCAGAACCGCATCGTATTCGCGCTCAATGTCGGCAACCTGAATGTCCTTGCCGACGGAAATATCGGTATGTACCTCAACACCGGTGCTGAGAATGACATCAATATCGTTTTGCAGCATATCTTCCGGCAGACGATAGCGCGGAATGCCGTAACGCAGCATGCCGCCCAGCTTCGGACGCTGTTCGTAAACAACCGTCTGGTGACCCATCAGCTGCAGATAGAATGCACAGCTCAAGCCGCACGGACCGCCGCCGATGATGGCAACGCGCTTGCCTGTAGACGGCTGATTGGCAACCGGTGCGACGTGCAGCGCGTGGGTGACCGCGTAATGCTTGATGCCGCAGATGTTGACGGCGTCATCCACCATGTTTCTGCGGCAGCGCGCCTCACACGGGTGCTCACAGATAAATGCGCAGGCGGTCGGGAACGGATTGTCCTTGCGGATGAGTTTAACGGCGTCCTCGCAGCGACCGGCGCGCACCAGTGCGATGTAGCCCGGAATATCCACGTGAGCCGGACACAGGGCAACGCATGGAACCGGCTGCGTCAAACCGCTGGTACAGCGGTTGTTGCGTACGTGCTCCTCGTAATCGTCGCGGAAGCCCTGCACGCCGCGCAGCACCATGCCGGCAGCTTCATAGCCAATGGCGCAGTCTGCGGTTTCCAAAATGGTGCGGGCTGTGCGCTCGATGCGGTCAATGGTTTCCAGTGTTGCGCGCTCGCTCAGTACGTCATCCATCAGGTTGGCAAGCTGGCCGAGTCCGATGCGGCACGGGGCGCATTTGCCGCAGGTCTGTGCGTGGCACAGCTTTAGGAAACCGAGAGAAATATCCACCGGACATAGTCCCGGAGGGCTGGCCGCAATGCGGCGTTCCAAATCCTTGTACAGACTTTCTACGACAGTCTGCGCCTGATTTGGGGTGTCAAGACTTAATCTGCTCAAATCGACTCACTCCTCATTCATGAGATACAAAAATGTACGAAAACAACATAGATCGT from Butyricicoccus intestinisimiae includes:
- a CDS encoding NAD(P)-binding protein; its protein translation is MSRLSLDTPNQAQTVVESLYKDLERRIAASPPGLCPVDISLGFLKLCHAQTCGKCAPCRIGLGQLANLMDDVLSERATLETIDRIERTARTILETADCAIGYEAAGMVLRGVQGFRDDYEEHVRNNRCTSGLTQPVPCVALCPAHVDIPGYIALVRAGRCEDAVKLIRKDNPFPTACAFICEHPCEARCRRNMVDDAVNICGIKHYAVTHALHVAPVANQPSTGKRVAIIGGGPCGLSCAFYLQLMGHQTVVYEQRPKLGGMLRYGIPRYRLPEDMLQNDIDVILSTGVEVHTDISVGKDIQVADIEREYDAVLLCIGAHVDRKVGIPGEDSNGVVSAVAMLRAIGEGNPPDLTGKRVCVIGGGNVSMDASRTAIRLGASNVTTVYRRRVDDMTALSDEIAEAAAEGVTILPLQAPLRIEHDDEGNVTALITQPQHIGPVGKDGRPRPIKATKEENVIPCDIVIVAIGQGIDSRAFAAAGIAVNRERFSALPDSIVEGSTKTFAGGDAVTGPSTVIRAIAAGKVAAANIDNFLGYNHVIHAAVEDIPEAPLSPTTACGRVNIRTRPACECVDNFDDIKEGMTEEEVLQESSRCLRCDHYGYGNFRGGRMRQW